A region of the Bacillus sp. NP247 genome:
GGTGCTCATGCCCTTTCTCTAATGCAATATCGTACGCTGTTTTCCCATCATTTTTCTTAATCGTTTTATTAGCCCGGTTTTCAAGTAATAATATAATTATTTCTTCATTTCCTAATAAAGCAGCTTCATGAAGTCCTGTCCAACCACCACTTTGAACTGCATTCACATCTGATCCCTTTTCAATTAAGAATGCTACAAGCTCGCTTTGTTTGTTCGCAATTGCCGCTTGAAGTGGTGTATTTTCATTTTCGTTTTTCGCTCTAATATGTATATTTGCTCCATGTTCTAAAAGGAAACTTGCTATTTCTTTCTGCCCAAAATAAGCTGCTAAATGAAGCGGTGTCCATCCATCTTCGCTATATGAATTTACAATACTTCGATCCTCGTTTATTATCTCTACTATTTTTTCTTTTTCTCCGCTTATAACCGCTTGTGTTACTGATATGATTTGT
Encoded here:
- a CDS encoding ankyrin repeat domain-containing protein, coding for MEQIISVTQAVISGEKEKIVEIINEDRSIVNSYSEDGWTPLHLAAYFGQKEIASFLLEHGANIHIRAKNENENTPLQAAIANKQSELVAFLIEKGSDVNAVQSGGWTGLHEAALLGNEEIIILLLENRANKTIKKNDGKTAYDIALEKGHEHLLHHLQGEVSL